The DNA window AGTTGTAGGAGCTCCAATGTTCTCatttccacaggcaccaggcacacatgcggTACACGTCTatcaaacaaaacactcatacacataaaaacatccCAAAACTTGAGAGgcaaaacttgggaggcagaggcaggtggatttctgagtttgaggccagcctggtctacaaagtgagttccaggacagccagggctatacagagaaaccctgtctctaaaaactttaaaaaaaaaaaaaaaaaaaaaaaacaactcatacatataaaaaatatttttcatcccaaaacttgggaggcgggtggagctctgagttcaaggccagcctagtctacctagtgagttccaagactgccaaggtcacacagagaaaccctgtcttaaaacacacacacacacacacacacacacacacacacacaaaaaccctaaCATTTATTTTCAGATAATTGGGACCATTACAGGGTTCGCAGCTTCAGCtcaataaggtttttttttgttttcattgagacAAGATAGTCtagtttcactatgtagcaaaTAAAGaacttgaacttctaattctcctgcctgtaactcctgatCACACCTGAGATTACTGATACAAACACTATCACCTTCCTTTTACCTACCTTAGGGCTGGCCTCTGGCCTTTCCTATACTCTCACAACTAGTCTAATGTCTTCAAATATGTGCTGGTAATTTCATATTTTCAGCTGAAAGTTTCCCCAAAGTTAACAAGATTCCCTCCCAAAATAGATCTGCCCATCCTCTGCTCCTGCTACCATGAGAAATGACTGACACCAACAGAAATGGTCAAGGGTTTCAATCAGGCTGACTTTTCTATCCTCAATCAACATTGCCTGTGTATTCAGAAGTCACTGAGTTAAGTCACCATGTCCTTTCCCTGGGCTTGGCAGCCCCTTCGAGTCAGCTACCTAGCAAACCACATAGCCCATAAAAGGAGGTATGGTCAAACTTTCTGAGATCACTGTCCCCTTCATCAATCACTACACAAAGGTCCCCAGAGAGAGCACTTCCCTGAGGAGTCCACCGCACCAGCTTACTCTTAAGACACTCCTGGTCTCTCTGAATTACTACTGTACTTCCTAGCCCGCCTCCATCAGGCTACCAAGGGACCTCACTGACTTAAGCACAatgcctcaggaaaaaaaaaaaaaaaaagaaatctaagcaCTGTGGCAAACGCTTATCAAATGGGAAGGACCCAACTAGAAGTATGAATAACCTAGGACTTAGCTTTGGTTTGTATCTCCCTTTCACTCAGGTAATAAAACCTAATTTCtcgccccaacacacacacacacacacacacacacacacacaccctcccaccaccaccccccccccgggAAGCAGGGGAAGGTTGGGAGGTCGAAACATTTTAACAAGATGTTCAAAGTAGCAGTCCTTGACATTACTGACATGAgtgaaaaatataaaggctgatCCACTCCGGATAAAACCAGTTTTGCTGCCACCTATCAGTCGCTGGTAAGATGCTTCTAACACTGAGCAAAACTGACTCTCCAGAGTAAGCTAATCTACTCCACCAGCTTCGAAAACCCGAGTGCCACGGGATGAGGGTCCCCTTGGCCCTCCTCCAACCCCCCCGAGTGACCAGCCCGTTTCCAAGGAGTCGGGGCCCACCTTTCAGGTCGGTGGTCCGCAGTCTGGAGCTCGCCTTCTTCGGAGTCCTCGGGCTTCCGGTCCCTTCCGTCCGCTCTGCGCTTCCGTCCGAGACTCCATCTCGCAGGGGACCGCGGGCTGAGGACACAGACTGCGGTCAGTGGGCGGGGCCCCCAAAGCACCGCTGGTTCGGGGAACCCTTACCTTACGGACGGCGAGAAATCGAGGGCTCGTAGACCGCACGACCCGCTTACCTCGCACCGCCGTCGCGGCGACTCCCATAACCGGGTGGGCTTCTAGGTCTGCAGGCCATGGCGGCAGAGGTCTGAAGGACAGCTGGGCGGCGAGCACCTCACTCGGCAACAGCACTGACGAGGTCTGAGCTCGCCTTGCCCAACCGCCCTTAAGTGCGCAGCGGCCCCGCCCCTCGGTAACTCCCGCGCGCGCGCGGCGTCGGACGAAACCACGGGACGCGCACCCGCAGGGGAGCCCCTCTCAGCTCTGCGCGCCCGCCGGACGGACCCGGATCCAACCCAAGCCTCGGGATTGCGGGCAGTCGCTCAACTACGACGCCTGATGCGGCCGTCGGGAGGGCGGGAAAAATGGGCTACCCCGACTAAGGCGGAAAGGAACTGGCGACCTTCCCCAGCCCCCACGGCTTTCCAGGAGGCTGGCGCTGTAGCTGCTGGGCCTCTGATTGGTAGCCCCTTCGCGGGCCCGAGGGGTATTGGCGGGAGATTGGGCAGTGCGCGCCACTGCCTCTCAAAGTCAGGAGGCGTAGCCACGGCGAGAGCCGGCCCACCGAGATGCCGCCCAAGATCGGGGCCCGCCCCTCCGACCCACCGCCACAGTCGTCCCGGAGCGCACAAATCTAGCTTAAACCCAGTTTTAAAACCGTACAAGCCATCCATTAGTAGCCAACAAACTCAGTGGCCTCTTGTTCCCTGCAAGACCGTCTACCCTGTCTCTGGAGCTTGAATCACCAGCACGCCGGCCGGGCCCCTGCAGATCCCACCTGTCCTATGTGGGCAATCATGACTCTCCCTTAAGAGTGGATCTGGCCCAGAGCAGCATGAGAGGGTGGGATGGTGGTAACTATGTGGAGCCATCTAAGAGCCATCTAAGTGTCCTTCTGAACACACTAAGCACTGACACTGATTTCTAATACAGCTTTCTCATCTGTGACTATATTCATCTGACTTTCCCAACATCCTGCAGCCACTATGTAAAATACTGCAAAAGAATGGTtttaggctgggcgtggtggcacacgcctttaatcccagcactcgggaggcagaggcaggcggatttctgagttcgaggccagtctggcctacaaagtgagttccaggacagccagaactatacagagaaaccctgtctcgaaaaaaaaaacaaaaaaaaaaaaaaaaaaaataagaatggtTTTAGTACCAGGTTAAACAAAATGAAGTACATCACTTGAAAAGGAACACTTTATTAAATACTGTGTCATTTAgctacatttacatttatttgtataaaattaactcttctgtggttaaaaataaaataacttcaaaCCACTTGGCCTCTGCTAGGCAGACAGCCCTGGAAACTGGCTGACTCCTGGTCATACTATAGggacaggcagagctgagttTGCTCTGCTAGCAAATCCCTGGGGTTAGGTGCAGTGTTGGCTGGGTGAGAGGCTAGCTTGGTCTGTCCCTACTGCTTTCAACAACTAAATGTAGGTGCTTCAGGACCACAAGGTGAAGGAGAGGTCCTCCCTCTAGCAGCTACACTTTGTGCCAGAGATGGAGGGGAACGAGCAGACTCCTCCCCACCCATCTGTACCATAGATAAGCAAGTACATCTATGTATAAGTACGTCCATCAGAACCTTAACCACTGAGGTACCCTCTCCTGATCCAAGCACCCCACAAGGCCTTGGCTAACCCTGTGCTACACCCCTGGTGGGCTTCTTTCTGGATAGTGCTGTGGCTCACTGGTCCTTGGCTCCCTAAAACCCTTCCCTAGGGTTAGGAGTGTGAGCTCTTGGCCTCCCCTGGACTAGAGAAGCAGGACAAGACACCAAAAGCATTGTGGACCCTCTAAAGCATATGCAACCCTCATGAGGAACTTGGGAAAGTACTCTGTCATGCCTTCCTACCAAGAGGTAGCCCCTTGGCCAGCCGCAGTCACCAggataccccagaagaggactTCACACTAAAGAGGCACCCTGGTGACCCTGTCAACCGTCAGTGTCTACCCACCACCACAGGGTCTGGTTTGTATGAGGTACAGGTATGCTCTCTAATGGAATTAAGGCGAACAGGCCAGATAAAGGCTCTTGAGCCAAACTGCATTGTCTTGGGCTTTGGGGCATCCTATGTGGCCTATCAGCCCCGCCTGGAGGTAAACTGGAAGAGAAGATGCTGACAGTCCAGGGGTAGGGCACTTCCATGAGAATTTCTTCTAAAACTCTTCAACTGACCATAGATTCAAGGTAGAGAGTGGCTGTAGATTAATTGTGTGCTTTAACTAGAACCTCTTGCCAAAGTCAAGGAGCTTCAGGCACTCCCCAGAAGTGGCTAGTGGAGACACAGAACATACTGTGATGCTCAGCGTACACAACACACATCCAGGATGCAGAAGCGGGCACGGCAAGTGGGGCAGGGCACACGGCTGGCTAGCCAGGTGTCCGGGCGCTGGGGATCCTGGCGGCTGGCAAACCACTTGCCCATGCAAGTGAGGCACCACATGGGTCGGCAGTAACACTGCTGGCACTCGCCCACCGCCGGCTCCTGACAGGTCTTCACCAGCTTCACGCTGGCCCGTGTTTGCATGCAGCCTATACAGGCCTCGAGCTCCTACAGAGAGGCAGTTGAAACAAAAGGGGTTACAGAAAGGCCTACAGGACGGTCCTGGGAGGACCCTACCCACTCTCCCACTTGGGCCAGCCCCCACCTGGTTGCTGGGTACTGAATAGGCTGGGTTGACCTCCACGTGGGAAGCAAATGTTTCTAGGAAGAGGTCCCCCAGGCTCTGGCGGATGACCACATTGGCTGCACTTCGGATTGGGGCATGGAGCTTCTCACATAGTTCGCCATACTCTGATGAGTTCAGCCTGCAAGAACCATGGCTTGATGAGCTGAGACCATCTGTCCTTGGGTCCACAACCTAAACTCATTCAGAACCAAAAGCAGGCAGGTGAACTAGCCACCAAGGATAGCCGTGACGGCAAAGTCCACAGAGTCACTGGTCACACATTCCCCAGCAGGATGGACAGGAAGAGTCTGGAGCTAAAGTGCCACCAAACTACATTCCTAGGCCATCCCAAGAAGGTATAGGGACAGCTCAATGACAGCAGAAAGAGCgacaaaaagaaagcagaggggaaaataaaaaaaccttGAAAGAGGATGACACTGAAGGGGTCAACCGACCAATGTCATATAGGCCCCAGCAGTGCCTTAGTCTTCCTCTACCCTTAACACCTCCCAAGCAGTGCATGATCCACAACCACCATGCGCTTACCGAATATCAAAGGGCTGTGTGCCAGGGCTGGTGCTTGCCACGCGGATGGTAAGAAGCTGCACAGGTAGGTTTGAGTCTGGCGAGAGATCGTGCTGCCTCGACTCTGTCACAGTCAAGTGAACATCCTGTTGCTGAGCCACATGCACACGGTACGTGGTCACCTTCATTACCCATGTGTCTGTCACAATCACTCTGGCACCAGGTGCCCCTGTAGCAAACTTGTCAATCCGTCGGAACTCTGTGTTGATGGAAGAAGCAACCGCCTGCCAACCAGACTGTGGAAGGGCATAGAGGGCCAGGGTTTGGGCCAGTGGATGTCGGGTCCACCTATCCCAGGACCAGTAGTAGATCAGGGtacaggagagaaggggaagggtcaCAGCCAAGAGAAGGAAGAGCTGCCAGGCTTCTGGGGCCTGACCAGGGGAGTAGAGCTGCTTTTCTGAGGCTGCAAAGCACATGCCCATGTAGTAGCCTGCAGAAGAAAAGACATCTCAGGGAAAGACCTGGATGCTAGGGGCTCTTCCTCCCATGGTAACCCATCTGAAGACCACAACGCTCTCCCTgtgctgggagaaggaaagagctatttcctttctgttgctagCCCCGAGCCTTGTCTTGGTAACCTAGGGCATGATTAGCTCCCAGGACCCATTGCTTTTACCCCTTCACCTCCATAGCAGGCCTGCCTCAGCCCTTAGCCAGAGCAATGGTACCTCATATTAGAGGAAAGTGTTTTCAATTTACTACTATAACTTCACAAGCAGagccaagtagaaaaaaaataataaagtcaaagctgctgggtggtggtgactcATGCTCtctatcccagcactcgggaggcagaggcaggtggatctgggccagcctcgtctactgagcgagttctgggacagccatggctacacaaagaaaaacaaacaaacatttcctagaaaaccaaaaggaaacaatGACTTTACATAAGCCTACTTGAGGCCTACTTGAGACAGTTCTTTGGGCTGTGTCTTGGTATCTCAATTTTGCCTCCTCTGAGGAGGCAGATCCAACATAGCCCATCTCAAGAGCTGGGACACTGGATAAGAAAATGAGCAAGTACCCAGTGCTAGAACAAAGAAGCCAGTTTCAGGGCCCTGTTAAACCAGCAGGGATCAACCTGAACATCAAAATGATCTGCAGACGGTAAGGTACTGTTTGAGCAGGCTCCAAGCTGCAAAAAACAATAGTAAATGTTTACTTCTAGCCAATTCACTTCATGTTAAAATAACTTGCTTTGGTTGTGTAGCAACAGATGACAGCTCCACCATCTGTCCGCTCTCAATATGACCTCCCTGAGTGACTTGTGCTTATTAACTTTGGGTTCCTTGTTCTGGCATGGGAGTGCCCACTGGACAGCCCTTGGTCAGGAGTCCTGCCTCAGAGCCCCACTCTCTGTATCTGCCTTGTAGTATACTAAGTCTCCAAACCAAACTACATGGATATGCCAACTCTATCTCCAATTCTCCAACGGAGTCTCCTTCACACTCCTTCTTCTCAAAACAGATCTGCATGTTTCTAATaccacacctgcctctgtcctcctggAGCCTAGGCTGCTGCATCTTCACACCAATCATTCCTGTGCCCAAAGCTGCAAGTATGACAGGGCAGCAGACACGTGTTCTCCCAGACCTATCTTTCCCTGTCCCTGTAGCCTCCAAAGATCTCCTTCATCTGGATCCCAGACTTCAATCACTGCTATATTTCAGTAGTTTCCCCAACCTTTCCTCCAAACAGTGAACAGATGGGACTCTCAGGGGTCCCACTAGCACTTGGGGCACCACGTACCATGGCCTTGAACAGGGCCATAGACCTAACCCGGCAAAGGAAACTCTGCACTAATATACCCAACCTTGACCGTCTTCATCTCTGCCTGCTCTCCTTACACCCACCTTCCCCTGAGAGCCCTCCAACCCCTGTTGTAATGTAGTAGTTCTTTCCTATGGCAAACAGGCTGAACGATTCTGCACTCCAGCCGCAGTGATGTCAAAGACTGGAGCTTAGCCCCACCCGAGCACCACTCGCAGGACAGCGCCCGGGCCGCCGCCTCCCTACTGGGAAGAGCGTCTGGTGCTCTAGAGCGCTCAGctcacagccagggctgcagagatccCGCTTGCTTGCTCCTGATCTTGACCggcttctgctccagttcctcACCCTTGGAGTCTCCAAGCGCCCACCACCGGCCGGCACACAGGAGGCTCACCTAACGGCAGCAGTGAGTGACACAGTAGTGTGGCGGAAGTGCGGCGAAGGTGGTAAGGTACGAAGGCGGCGTCCTCGCTGCCCAGCCAGCCCGACAACAGATTCTGTACTGTGAGCCCAGCCGAGTAGAACTCGTTGGGCGTGAACACGAAGCACACTGCGAAGACCAGGTAGGCCAACGTGAAGGTCACCTCGGGGCTGTCCATCCCGCCGCCGCTCACCGGGCCGTGCAGAGGCAGGAGCTTCCAGTTCCGGACAGTTGGTTTGTCGCCGCGGCTACCACCGCCAGATCGCCTGCGGGGCACTCTGGGAAACGGAGTCCAAGTCAGGCTACTCGTGGGGCATCCTGGGAACCTGAGAGCCTCCTATTAAAGCACCCGCAAAGCATTCTAGGAAATGGAGTCCCTCCTCAGGCTGCCCGCGGGGCATTGTAGGAGACAATTTCCCTGTCAGGTGACCCGAAGGGCCTCCTGGGAGACAGAGTCTCGCGAGGCCGCCGCCGGCATTCTGAGTGGGGAGTTCTCGGAATCCTACGCTGACCCACAAGCTGTGAGCCGCCCAGACAACCCCTTTAAGGGTTCAACTTCCCCTTTACGGAGGAGACGCTGCAACTGGGTCCATTTAACAGCTGAGAAAAGCCAAGCCAGGGCGAACTGCTCTTTAACCGCACTCGCGGCCGACCGTGAGATGGTCTGGGCCATGATGGATCTCACCTCACTGGCTACCAACAAGCCCACTGGGCCCGCGATGCTAGACCACAGTTCCCATACGCCCCCACGCTCCCACTGTGCCCTCAGTCCCGGAAGCGGAACTCCCTACGCAAGAGGGGCGGGACTAGTGTGGCCTGCTATTGGCCGCAGGCGGTTCCACGGAAGCCTCTTCTGCAACGCGCTGATTGGATGCCGAAAGCTAACTTCCGGTATTTGAATCTGGGCGGCCGTAGCGGACGACGTTCCCGGACTGCGAGAGCCGAGCTTGGTGGGATTCCTTGGGCCCGGTTTCTCCAGCTCGTTTTCCTAGCGCGAAGGGGATACGGCGCTCCTCCCTGGCGGTGGGCGTCCGCGCGGGCCCAGGGCTCGGCAACCGTAGTCAGGTAAGGTAAACGGCGGTTTTCCTCGGGCGCGGGGTGGGGATCAGCCCCACGGAACTTGATTCCTGCGAGCTGAGTTGCTGTTCCTGTCTTCCGCAGCTTCGCTCTCTCCCTTTGTTGAGGACCCACCCCTCACTCcagcctcctcttttcttttcttttcttttcttttctttttttttttttttaaagatttttttccactgtaggtgtcttcagacactccagaagagggcgtcagatcttgttacggatggttgtgagccaccatgtgggtgctgggatttgaactctagaccttcggaagagcagtcaggtgctcttacccactgagccatctcaccagccccagcatcCTCTTTTCTGAACTCAGGGGATGCACCTAGCCTCCTAGGCAGGACGGGAACCCGCCCGCGGGCTTGGCTTTGCAGGCCGGCCTGCCAGTGGTCTCGGTCTGACCCAGTTGATGGTCTCCAAAGAGGCCGTGCCAGGTTCCTGTGTGTCGTGTAGGAGAATCGCGTCTCAGAGCCAAGGCATTCATCGCCCCAagtctctttctccatcttttctgCGAAACTGTTCTGTCTGTCGTCTGTCCTCCTGAACCCACTGTCCCAGGGGATATTTCTTGTTCCTGGGTCTATGCCGCTAAGTCCTCCTTCCGTAGAGCCTGGCCACAGCCAGAATAAGTGACTTCTCTTGGAAACGCTTTCTTCTCAACTCCAAATGGTCCTGATAAGTTTCCCTTCTCTATAGCATCCTTCTCTGAACAGAGTCCTTTAAGGCTAAAGGCCTTTTTTCTCAACTTTAGCTACCAGGATGACCTCATGCCTATACCTATACAATTTGATTCAGCAGTACATATTTCAGTCATGATCGCTTGATTGTACACACCTGCCAACTCACTGTTCAAGGTGGGAGATGTGTCTTTCTCCTTCAGCCCTCAAACTCCACCTCAGACCATCAGTCAACTTGAGCTTTATCATCTCCCATAGGTGCCTTGACCCCAGACTTGTTCTCAGAAGGACAGGTGCAGCAGCAGCAATAGAACTTCCCTATGTTCCCTGGCCCACCCCATAGTTACTCCTGCACCAAGGAGACATCAAAACTTGTCAAGCTTTGTCTCCGGGAGCTCCCTCCAggagctggggacatggctcagacAGTAACGTGCTTGACAAACAAAGCATGAGGACTTGGCttcagatcctcagcacccacctAAATTGTGTGGTGTGACTGCAGCcttttgtaatcctagcactggtaAGGCAGactggaggatccctggagctcactgcaaaTAGTCTtgctgaattggtgagctccagggtcaggTAGTCTCACAAGGTGGAGAACAATTGAAGAAACCACCTCATGGCAACCTTTGACCTCCCCTTCACAGGCACCAACACCTGCCTCCACTCAGCCCACCCCACATCCCatctgaagcagaagctgaacCAACTGTTGTTCTGCCTTCTTGCCTGAAAGATGTCACCTGAGGCTGTAAAGCCCAGAGTCCTATGCTTGTAAATTCCACATCCGTTCTGGTGCCCTTTCCTCGtgctttctgggaaaaaaaaaaaaaaaaaaaaaccgtaaaCATTGCTCTTGATTTGTTCTCTCTTTACCTTAGGAGACCTGTGTACCTTCTAAGCAACCTAGTGTACCTCTCTTTTCGCGAAGGGCGCCTCTGGTTCTGTCCCCCTCTCATATTTCCTCAAGGCTTCTAAAGCAGAGTCAGCAATAGCTTCTCTTTTGATGACCTCCCTCCCCAGTACCTCTCCTTACTCCTCAACCAGAGCCCTCAAGGTTTCACCCCCCAAGAATCCAtggtcccctgcctctgcctcccaagtgctaggattattaAAGGTATGCTCCACTACCACCCTACCTCTTCGGTTCTcttcaaaccaaaattatatCCCCTAACTCTTGTCTTACAGTATAATACATTAATGGAGTCATTCTGAACACCcggttctctttccttctctaccTGAACCCTTTTAGCAGTTGGCTCAGGAAGTAGCAGTATCCTTGATGCAATACATGGACTCTGAGGCTTTCCCTGGAAGGCGATGCCTACTTGAAGTATTAAGTATACCTATAAAGGGTATTACTAGCTCTACCTGTCCAGAGATAGAACATTTCCCTGCCATGCTCATGGGGCATTTCTATACATGCACTACAGCATCATTGATCTCCTAATGACTAAAACATACTGTTTTCCCAGAATGAGTCTGCACATCTTAAATGACGAAAATGTGCCCAGTGAAAAGAGTTCACAGTGCTGTGACTTCCTGTTTTCGCCACCAGAACTTACCGGAAGATCCTCTGTTCTTTGTCtgtcacagaaagaaaatgtaccACCCCAGAACCAGGCTAAGGCCCCAAAGGTAAGTGCGGGCTGTACTGTATATACTCATCAGGTACTCTGGGATTGGCTTTCTGAGAACCTTGCACTGTAGCACGTTGGCTTGTTTGTGAGAGCCTGTGTTATGGAGCATCTGCACTCTTCTCACCTTTCACTAGGTGACATTTCAGACACCTCTTCGGgatccacagacacacaggatCTTAAGTCCTAACATGACCAATAAGCTTGAGGCTCCTTTTGCTTTGGATGACAATATTGGATTACAAAATGACCACTGTGTCTTCTTACAGAAAGAGAAGTAAGTGTGGATGCCTTTCACTGTTCTTCAATACTGT is part of the Mus pahari chromosome 13, PAHARI_EIJ_v1.1, whole genome shotgun sequence genome and encodes:
- the Tmem129 gene encoding E3 ubiquitin-protein ligase TM129 isoform X1 yields the protein MDSPEVTFTLAYLVFAVCFVFTPNEFYSAGLTVQNLLSGWLGSEDAAFVPYHLRRTSATLLCHSLLPLGYYMGMCFAASEKQLYSPGQAPEAWQLFLLLAVTLPLLSCTLIYYWSWDRWTRHPLAQTLALYALPQSGWQAVASSINTEFRRIDKFATGAPGARVIVTDTWVMKVTTYRVHVAQQQDVHLTVTESRQHDLSPDSNLPVQLLTIRVASTSPGTQPFDIRLNSSEYGELCEKLHAPIRSAANVVIRQSLGDLFLETFASHVEVNPAYSVPSNQELEACIGCMQTRASVKLVKTCQEPAVGECQQCYCRPMWCLTCMGKWFASRQDPQRPDTWLASRVPCPTCRARFCILDVCCVR
- the Tmem129 gene encoding E3 ubiquitin-protein ligase TM129 isoform X2 gives rise to the protein MGMCFAASEKQLYSPGQAPEAWQLFLLLAVTLPLLSCTLIYYWSWDRWTRHPLAQTLALYALPQSGWQAVASSINTEFRRIDKFATGAPGARVIVTDTWVMKVTTYRVHVAQQQDVHLTVTESRQHDLSPDSNLPVQLLTIRVASTSPGTQPFDIRLNSSEYGELCEKLHAPIRSAANVVIRQSLGDLFLETFASHVEVNPAYSVPSNQELEACIGCMQTRASVKLVKTCQEPAVGECQQCYCRPMWCLTCMGKWFASRQDPQRPDTWLASRVPCPTCRARFCILDVCCVR